Proteins encoded together in one Mugil cephalus isolate CIBA_MC_2020 chromosome 16, CIBA_Mcephalus_1.1, whole genome shotgun sequence window:
- the ndr2 gene encoding nodal-related 2 codes for MRSVGALGVALHASLLVLLAQGIHKSRDGFYTRPLHRFSVTDRSTGYHLPTYMMHLYRNFKANFSRPLDAMEQDAARQADTVKSVMAKSLTYRHKRWVAIFDLHALLADKQIQAAELRIRLPRTHGAANATVEVYHQRGQVQQRVGLLAETSLVTSSQSWKVFNVTAPLLGWLRRKSAARIPERRVSRRRKATKETRGSSLPDQPVYAAGPRKEQDMSDRALLVVFSHTGSDEDSKAKASLLHTAEQSKFLSPAEIKKAHWQKRRRSKRGQREQTARSPQVSKRGSEKSLCRRVDLHVDFNQIGWGSWIIFPKRYNAYRCEGSCPGPLGEDLNPTNHAYMQSLLKHFHPDRVASPCCAPTKMSPLSMLYYENGEMLLRHHEDMIVDECGCQ; via the exons ATGCGTTCAGTTGGAGCTCTGGGCGTCGCGCTGCACGCAtctctgctggtgctgctggctCAAGGGATTCATAAATCCAGGGATGGGTTTTACACGCGGCCGCTGCACCGTTTCTCCGTCACGGACCGATCCACGGGTTATCACCTGCCAACCTACATGATGCACCTCTACAGGAATTTCAAGGCGAACTTTTCCAGGCCTTTGGATGCTATGGAGCAAGACGCGGCGAGGCAAGCTGACACCGTGAAGAGTGTGATGGCTAAAA GTTTGACGTACAGACACAAGCGCTGGGTGGCCATCTTTGACCTCCACGCCCTGCTGGCCGACAAGCAGATCCAAGCAGCAGAACTGAGGATCAGGCTTCCTCGGACGCACGGTGCGGCCAACGCCACTGTGGAGGTGTACCACCAGCGCGGCCAGGTGCAGCAGCGGGTGGGGCTGCTCGCCGAAACCTCCCTGGTCACCTCGTCCCAGAGCTGGAAAGTGTTCAACGTGACCGCTCCTCTCCTGGGCTGGCTGAGGCGAAAATCCGCAGCGAGGATCCCAGAAAGAAGAGTgtcgaggaggaggaaagcGACGAAGGAAACGAGAGGCTCGTCTCTCCCCGATCAGCCCGTTTACGCGGCGGGCCCGAGGAAAGAGCAGGACATGAGCGACCGGGCCCTGTTGGTCGTCTTCTCTCACACGGGGTCCGACGAGGACTCAAAGGCTAAAGCGAGTTTGCTCCACACAGCTGAACAATCCAAGTTCTTGTCCCCCGCTGAAATCAAAAAGGCCCACTGGCAGAAGAGGCGCAGGAGCAAGCGGGGCCAAAGAGAACAAACAGCGAGAAGCCCACAGGTGTCCAAAAGAGGGAGTGAAAAATCCCTCTGCCGCAGAGTGGACCTGCATGTGGACTTCAATCAAATAGGCTGGGGATCCTGGATCATCTTTCCTAAAAGATACAACGCCTACCGCTGCGAAGGATCTTGTCCAGGTCCTCTGGGAGAAGACCTGAATCCAACCAATCATGCTTACATGCAG AGTCTGCTGAAGCATTTCCACCCGGACAGAGTGGCGTCCCCCTGCTGCGCCCCGACCAAAATGAGCCCGCTGAGCATGCTGTACTACGAGAACGGGGAAATGCTCCTCCGACACCATGAAGACATGATTGTGGACGAGTGCGGCTGCCAGTGA